The following are encoded together in the Anopheles nili chromosome 3, idAnoNiliSN_F5_01, whole genome shotgun sequence genome:
- the LOC128726361 gene encoding zinc finger protein 423-like isoform X1, with protein sequence MDSGEEYGANQLACPYKDICKETFSDETKKQRHIQEQHVSFECHICGNILPFYNLYQQHMESHAIARSLRLSYNSRKDNNRTTSITNQSSSSDNDNQRYNMARTRTYLFGSEMCNKHVLFRKKFSCYQRQMENSDQSYICGSCFCVYQHERDFMNHKCKPSANQAEHVNVRKFSTKHTSAKSASQSMYAGHLGKNLATSKRPRYNPEFLDIEILPDANKI encoded by the exons ATGGATAGTGGAGAAGAGTATGGAGCAAATCAATTAGCCTGCCCTTACAAGGATATCTGCAAAGAAACCTTTTCTGACGAAACTAAAAAGCAGCGACATATTCAAGAGCAGCACGTATCTTTTGAATGTCATATATGTGGTAATATACTGCCTTTCTACAATCTGTACCAACAACACATGGAAAGCCACGCGATTGCTCGGTCACTGCGCTTATCGTATAATAGTAGGAAGGATAACAACCGCACAACTTCCATTACCAACCAGAGCAGTAGCTCTGACAACGACAATCAACGGTATAATATGGCTAGAACAAGAACGTATTTATTCGGATCTGAAATGTGTAACAAACATGTACTTTTCAGAAAAAAATTCAGTTGCTATCAAAGACAAATGGAAAATTCGGATCAAAGTTACATTTGTGGATCGTGCTTCTGTGTATATCAACATGAGCGAGATTTCATGAATCATAAATGCAAACCGTCAGCTAACCAGGCCGAGCATGTTAATGTGAGGAAGTTTTCTACCAAACATACATCTGCCAAG AGCGCATCGCAAAGCATGTACGCAGGGCATTTGGGAAAGAATCTCGCAACGTCGAAACGACCCCGTTATAATCCAGAATTCCTCGACATTGAAATACTCCCAGATGCGAATAAAATCTAG
- the LOC128726361 gene encoding zinc finger protein 646-like isoform X2 — protein sequence MDSGEEYGANQLACPYKDICKETFSDETKKQRHIQEQHVSFECHICGNILPFYNLYQQHMESHAIARSLRLSYNSRKDNNRTTSITNQSSSSDNDNQRKKFSCYQRQMENSDQSYICGSCFCVYQHERDFMNHKCKPSANQAEHVNVRKFSTKHTSAKSASQSMYAGHLGKNLATSKRPRYNPEFLDIEILPDANKI from the exons ATGGATAGTGGAGAAGAGTATGGAGCAAATCAATTAGCCTGCCCTTACAAGGATATCTGCAAAGAAACCTTTTCTGACGAAACTAAAAAGCAGCGACATATTCAAGAGCAGCACGTATCTTTTGAATGTCATATATGTGGTAATATACTGCCTTTCTACAATCTGTACCAACAACACATGGAAAGCCACGCGATTGCTCGGTCACTGCGCTTATCGTATAATAGTAGGAAGGATAACAACCGCACAACTTCCATTACCAACCAGAGCAGTAGCTCTGACAACGACAATCAACG AAAAAAATTCAGTTGCTATCAAAGACAAATGGAAAATTCGGATCAAAGTTACATTTGTGGATCGTGCTTCTGTGTATATCAACATGAGCGAGATTTCATGAATCATAAATGCAAACCGTCAGCTAACCAGGCCGAGCATGTTAATGTGAGGAAGTTTTCTACCAAACATACATCTGCCAAG AGCGCATCGCAAAGCATGTACGCAGGGCATTTGGGAAAGAATCTCGCAACGTCGAAACGACCCCGTTATAATCCAGAATTCCTCGACATTGAAATACTCCCAGATGCGAATAAAATCTAG
- the LOC128726753 gene encoding uncharacterized protein LOC128726753 — MPKSSCSASFCKNNRYNVKKRKLDVLFHTFPFDSVLNYKWIQFCRQHKNWRPAKDDVICSAHFKTDDYQLMRSPLEKNNYYFRRLFSSAIPSIECSKPLTISEKKLRDEELRKQLSEQLYSKDSDELTINDHTYSEAKSDAEPMYKLVGSNTSIYRLKNFPDVCAHCLKPVNDENLFTSVYQYHDKLECTIEQKCDKLTGDLMGQKDRDNIHNHLPDKVCAECLESLITFHQYQRQLECIRKFCIAIAKLLNGNQEALDDLYRKQGVYLVNRLKRLEIYHGSEENASLGKLIEQVALHRQPSTCIKSEEKSLCLGKYANENMLAMDNSDENFKCEKNDICWNTERETSVLHSDAMYKEKKKIIAKRKVEKKCTKLPNQNIKSDDENIKNGLACPYEDICTAIFYHEADKQKHVKHDHTSFECHTCGNVLAFYSLYQKHMESHAIARALLLSYNKRKNMANTSGYNQNENVDEEHLRETMVLDPKQRRITKHK, encoded by the exons ATGCCGAAATCATCATGTTCAGCAtcgttttgcaaaaataatcgttataatgtaaaaaaaaggaaactagATGTACTGTTTCATACGTTTCCCTTCGATAGTGTATTGAACTACAAATGGATTCAATTCTGCAGACAACATAAAAATTGGCGACCAGCTAAAGATGATGTTATTTGTTCTGCCCATTTCAAGACAGACGATTATCAACTAATGAGATCCCCTttggaaaaaaacaattattatttCAGAAGATTATTTTCAAGTG CTATTCCCTCGATAGAATGCAGCAAGCCATTAACAATTTCAGAGAAAAAACTAAGAGATGAAGAACTAAGAAAGCAGCTTTCTGAACAATTGTATTCAAAAGATTCAGACGAGCTTACAATAAACGACCATACATATAGCGAAGCGAAATCAGATGCCGAACCCATG tataagCTTGTAGGATCAAATACAAGCATTTATCGTTTAAAAAACTTTCCTGATGTTTGTGCACACTGCTTAAAACCAGTAAATGACGAAAATCTTTTTACATCGGTATATCAGTATCATGACAAATTGGAATGTACAATCGAACAGAAATGTGACAAACTTACAGGGGATTTAATGGGACAGAAG GATCGTGATAATATTCATAACCATTTACCAGACAAAGTATGCGCAGAGTGTTTGGAGTCGCTAATTACTTTTCATCAGTATCAGCGGCAGCTGGAATGTATTAGAAAGTTTTGTATTGCGATCGCAAAGTTGTTAAATGGAAACCAAGAAGCACTGGATGATCTCTACCGCAAACAGGGAGTGTATCTGGTGAATCGCCTAAAGCGGCTGGAAATATATCATGGCTCGGAGGAGAACGCTTCATTGGGTAAGTTGATAGAACAAGTAGCTTTGCATCGACAACCCAGCACATGCATCAAAAGTGAAGAGAAGTCTCTTTGCCTTGGGAAATATGCCAACGAAAACATGCTTGCGATGGATAACTCCGATGAAAACtttaaatgtgaaaaaaacgACATATGTTGGAATACCGAAAGGGAAACAAGCGTACTTCATTCAGACGCAATGTacaaggagaaaaagaaaatcattgcAAAAAGAAAGGTCGAAAAGAAATGCACTAAACTACCAAATCAAAACATCAAGAGCGATgacgaaaatataaaaaatggGCTAGCTTGCCCGTATGAAGATATTTGCACAGCAATTTTCTACCACGAAGCCGATAAGCAGAAGCATGTGAAACATGATCACACTTCGTTCGAATGTCATACATGTGGGAATGTGCTTGCGTTTTACAGTTTGTATCAAAAACACATGGAAAGTCACGCCATTGCACGTGCTCTGCTCTTGTCTTACAATAAGAGAAAGAACATGGCGAATACAAGTGGTTACAACCAGAATGAGAATGTTGACGAGGAGCATCTAAG gGAAACAATGGTTTTGGATCCTAAACAACGGAGGATTACTAAACACAAATAA